A segment of the uncultured Desulfobulbus sp. genome:
GATCGGTCATGCGGGTGTTGGTCATGTGGCTGTGGACCGCACTGGCGCCGTCAAAGTCCGGCCCGGCCCCGGTACCGCCGCAGATGGTCTCGTAATTCTGGTGTTCGCTGTTGCCGTAGAGCAGGTTGTTCATCGTCCCCTGGGAGGCGGCCAGGGCCCCCAGCGCCCCGTAGAGGCAATCGGTGATCGCCTGCGAGACCTCGGTGTTGCCGGCGATGACCGCTGCCGGATACTGGGGATTGATCATGGATTTTTCCGGGATGATCAGTTTCAGCGGTTTGAGGCAACCCTCGTTGAGCGGCAGATCGTTCTCGATCAGGGTGCGGAACACGTAGAGCACCGCTGCCCTGCAGACCGAACGGGGCGCATTGCGGTTGCCCGGGTGCTGGGCCGAGGTGCCGGTGAAATCGATGATCGCCTCACGTTTGCGGTGATCGACCCGTATCTCGACCTGAATCCGGCTGCCGTCGTCCATGGGGTAGGTGAAGCTGCCGTCGCGGAGCACCGCCAGGACCCGCCGCACCGACTCTTCGGCGTTCTCCTGGACGTGGGCCATGTAGGCGCGCACCGTGTCCAGGCCGAAGTGGGCCACCATGCGCCGCAGCTCGCGGATACCGGTCTCGTTGGCCGCGACCTGGGCGGTGAGATCCGCCAGGTTCTGCTCCACCTTGCGGCAGGGATAGGGGCCGGAGAGGAGCAGTTGCCGGGTCTGTTGTTCCCGAAAGACGCCCTGGTCGACCAACAGCCAGTTGTCGATCACGATCCCCTCTTCCTCGATGCGCCGCGAGTCCGGCGGCGAGGAGCCCGGCGTGCGGCCGCCGATATCGGCATGGTGACCGCGCGAGCCGACCACAAAGAGGATCTCCTCGCCAGCCTCGTCCCAGCAGGGGGTGATCACGGTCACGTCCGGCAGGTGGGTGCCGCCGTTGTAGGGGGCGTTCTGCATGAAGACATCGCCCGGGCGGATACGACCCTTGTTGTCGTGGAGGATGGCCCGCACCGACTCGCCCATGGAGCCCAGGTGGACCGGCACATGCGGGGCGTTGGCCACCAGGTTGCCCTGGCTGTCGAACAGGGCGCAGGAAAAATCGAGGCGTTCCTTGATGTTCACCGAATGGGCGGTGTTGGCCAGGGTCACGCCCATCTGCTCGGCGATCGACATAAACAGGTTGGCAAAGACCTCGAGCATCACCGGGTCCACGGTGGTGCCCACCTGTTCCTCCCGGAGGCGGGGGGTGGCACGCTCGAGGATGAGATGGTTGCGGCTGTTGCAGACCGCCCGCCAGCCCGGTTCCACAACCACGGTGCCGATGGGCTCGATGATCAGCGCCGGTCCCATGATTGCCTGAGCTGGCCGCAGTTCGGTGCGCAGATAGAGCGGTGCCGGCTGCCACCGCTGGTCCAGCCACAGATCAACCTGAGGGTGGGCCTGCGGTCGCCCTTGCACGGACTGGATCTCCGGCTCGAACAGCGGTTCGCCCCTGCCGATCGCCTCCACCACCACCGCCTCGACCATCAGTTCCCGCTGGCGGGTGATGAAGCCAAAACGCTGTCTGTGGGCCGCCTCAAAGGCGACGAGCATGGAGCGGGCATCCCCCAGGTCGACCTCGAGGCTGGAGTCGGTGCCGCTGTAGCGCAGATGCGCCTTGAGCTGGACCTCGATCTGTTCCTGCTCCACGCCCTGGGCCTGGACTTCCCTGGCAACCGCTTCAATGAGTGGGGCAAGTCTCTCGTTCAAAACTTGGCCAAGGTCATCGGCGGCAAGGGGAACTTCGATCTGGGCCTCACGCAGGCTGCGGATGTCGGCCAGCCCCATGCCGTAGGCCGAGAGCACCCCGGCCAGGGGGTGGAGGAAAATGCGCTCCATGCCCAGGGCATCGGCCACCCGGCAGCAGTGCTGGCCACCGGCGCCGCCAAAGCATTGCAGGGTGTAGCCGGTGACATCGTAGCCGCGCTGGACCGAAATGGTCTTGATCGCGTTGGCCATGTTCTCCACCGCAATCCGGAGAAACCCCTCGGCCACCGCCTCGGGCGTGATCGCCTGGCCGGTCTCGGCGGCAATCTGTTGCGCCAGTTGGTGGAAACCAAGACGGACGATGTCGCCGTCCAGGGGCTGATCTCCTTCCGGTCCGAAAACTGGGGGAAAATGGTCCGGCTGAATCCGTCCGAGAAGGACATTGCAGTCGGTCACGGTGAGCGGACCGCCGCGACGGTAGCAGGCCGGACCGGGATTGGCACCGGCGGAATCAGGCCCCACCTGGAACCGCCCGTCCTGAAAATGGAGGATCGAGCCGCCGCCCGCGGCCACGGTGTGAATGTGCATCATCGGCGCCCGCATGCGCACCCCGGCCACCAGGGTCTCGAAACTGCGTTCGAAGGCACCGTCAAAGTGGGTGACATCGGTGGAGGTGCCGCCCATGTCAAAGCCGATTAAGCGCTTGTATCCGGCCATGGCCGCGGTACGCACCATGCCGACCACGCCGCCGGCCGGCCCGGAGAGCACCGCATCCTTGCCGCGAAACAGGGCCGCATCGGTGAGGCCGCCGCTGGACTGCATGAACATCAGCCGGGTGGGCATGCCCTCCCGATCGATGAGCTGCCCGGCCACCCGATCGACATACCGTCTGAGAATGGGCGAGAGATAGGCATCGACCACGGTGGTGTCGCCGCGGGCGATCAGCTTGATCAGCGGGCTGACCTCATGACTGACCGAGATCTGGCGAAACCCGATCTCACGGGCCAGGGCGGCAATGCGCGTTTCATGGCCGGGAAAGCGATAGGCGTGCATGAGGACGATGGCGATCGAACGGAGACCTGACTCATAGGCCCGCTCCAGGTCGACCCGGGCCCGGGCCTCATCAAGGGGGCGGACGACCGTCCCCTGGGCATCGAGCCGCTCGTCAATTTCCACCACCTGGGTGTAGAGCATCTCCGGCAGGACGATATGGCGGGCAAAGAGATCGGGCCGATTCTGATAGCCAATCCGCAGGCCGTCGGCAAAGCCCCTGGTGATGGCAAGCAGGGTGGGCTCGCCCTTGCGCTCCAAAAGGGCATTTGTGGCCACGGTGGTCCCCATCTTCACCGTCTCGATGCGTTCGGCGGGGATCGGCGCCTGCGAATCCACGCCCAACAGCAGACGAATGCCTTCCAGGGCTGCATCGTCATACCGCTCCGGATTTTCCGAGAGCAGTTTGCGGGTATGCAATACGCCTTGCGGGTCCTTGCCCACCACGTCGGTAAAGGTACCGCCGCGATCAATCCAGAACTGCCATCTCCGAGCGGAACTCACCTGCCCCTCCTGCCCCCTTCAAGGGGATAAAAAATTCTCTCACAAAAGCACTGCATTCCCCTGCTCCGGACCGGAAAAGACTTGTGCCCCCATCCTGCGGGCGGCTGCCGAGAAGGCGAATTTTTTTTCTTCACATATCTCAAGGCCCCTGTCAATGCTTTCTCAGAGCCCCTGTGGCCGCTGCTTGCCCCGACATTCCCAGAAACCGGTCTTGCCGTCAAGGCAAGGCCAGAATGCTCGCCCACCATGCAACCTGCTGATTTTATACGCTGGTCTACTTGTTTCTCTTCGCCTTACCCCATTTTTCTTTTTGACAACAACGAATCCAGCCTTTTACAATGAATCATGTCCGCCTTGAGGTTAGAGAGCACTCCTGTTGTCCTTCGATCCTGTCAGCGGTATTGCGCCCCCTCTGTCCAGGAGCCTCTCCCCCGGACCTTCCCCTATCATGGTACCCCCCTGTTCCTGCCGAAACACCGATGACCGAGAATAGCCCTCCCCTCCTCTGCCGCCTGCTCAGTAACTTCTCGACGTCGTTTTCCCAGGTGACCT
Coding sequences within it:
- a CDS encoding hydantoinase B/oxoprolinase family protein, which encodes MSSARRWQFWIDRGGTFTDVVGKDPQGVLHTRKLLSENPERYDDAALEGIRLLLGVDSQAPIPAERIETVKMGTTVATNALLERKGEPTLLAITRGFADGLRIGYQNRPDLFARHIVLPEMLYTQVVEIDERLDAQGTVVRPLDEARARVDLERAYESGLRSIAIVLMHAYRFPGHETRIAALAREIGFRQISVSHEVSPLIKLIARGDTTVVDAYLSPILRRYVDRVAGQLIDREGMPTRLMFMQSSGGLTDAALFRGKDAVLSGPAGGVVGMVRTAAMAGYKRLIGFDMGGTSTDVTHFDGAFERSFETLVAGVRMRAPMMHIHTVAAGGGSILHFQDGRFQVGPDSAGANPGPACYRRGGPLTVTDCNVLLGRIQPDHFPPVFGPEGDQPLDGDIVRLGFHQLAQQIAAETGQAITPEAVAEGFLRIAVENMANAIKTISVQRGYDVTGYTLQCFGGAGGQHCCRVADALGMERIFLHPLAGVLSAYGMGLADIRSLREAQIEVPLAADDLGQVLNERLAPLIEAVAREVQAQGVEQEQIEVQLKAHLRYSGTDSSLEVDLGDARSMLVAFEAAHRQRFGFITRQRELMVEAVVVEAIGRGEPLFEPEIQSVQGRPQAHPQVDLWLDQRWQPAPLYLRTELRPAQAIMGPALIIEPIGTVVVEPGWRAVCNSRNHLILERATPRLREEQVGTTVDPVMLEVFANLFMSIAEQMGVTLANTAHSVNIKERLDFSCALFDSQGNLVANAPHVPVHLGSMGESVRAILHDNKGRIRPGDVFMQNAPYNGGTHLPDVTVITPCWDEAGEEILFVVGSRGHHADIGGRTPGSSPPDSRRIEEEGIVIDNWLLVDQGVFREQQTRQLLLSGPYPCRKVEQNLADLTAQVAANETGIRELRRMVAHFGLDTVRAYMAHVQENAEESVRRVLAVLRDGSFTYPMDDGSRIQVEIRVDHRKREAIIDFTGTSAQHPGNRNAPRSVCRAAVLYVFRTLIENDLPLNEGCLKPLKLIIPEKSMINPQYPAAVIAGNTEVSQAITDCLYGALGALAASQGTMNNLLYGNSEHQNYETICGGTGAGPDFDGASAVHSHMTNTRMTDPEVLELRFPVRVEEFAIRRGSGGQGRFRGGDGVVRSLRFLAPMTATILSSCRITAPYGLEGGGPGKSGRNLLVRHDGSEVSLQGNDEAAVFPGDRIVIKTPGGGGYGPLE